A window of Flavobacterium flavigenum contains these coding sequences:
- the hisA gene encoding 1-(5-phosphoribosyl)-5-[(5-phosphoribosylamino)methylideneamino]imidazole-4-carboxamide isomerase produces MRIIPAIDIIEGKCVRLSKGDYDTKIIYNENPLEVAKSFEAHGIEYLHLVDLDGAKSSKIVNYKILEQIATQTSLKIDFGGGLKADSDLKIAFESGANQITGGSIAVKNREIFQKWISEYGSDKIILGADAKDEKVAVSGWLEDSDEDLVPFIQDYQTKGIQYVICTDIAKDGMLEGPSFDLYAKILAEANGIKLIASGGISTFDELPKLAELGCEGTIIGKAIYEGRITLKQLENFIIR; encoded by the coding sequence ATGAGAATAATACCAGCCATAGATATCATTGAAGGAAAATGCGTTCGTTTGTCCAAAGGGGATTATGATACCAAAATAATTTACAATGAAAATCCGCTTGAAGTGGCCAAATCATTTGAAGCGCACGGAATTGAATACCTGCATTTAGTAGATCTTGACGGTGCAAAATCAAGCAAAATTGTCAATTATAAAATTCTGGAACAAATTGCGACACAAACCAGTTTAAAAATTGATTTTGGTGGTGGATTAAAAGCAGATTCTGATTTAAAAATTGCTTTTGAAAGCGGTGCAAACCAAATTACAGGTGGAAGTATTGCGGTAAAAAACAGGGAAATTTTCCAGAAATGGATTTCAGAATACGGTTCGGATAAAATCATATTAGGAGCTGATGCAAAAGATGAAAAAGTAGCCGTTTCAGGATGGCTGGAAGATTCAGATGAGGATTTGGTTCCGTTTATTCAGGATTATCAAACAAAAGGAATTCAGTATGTAATTTGTACTGATATTGCAAAAGACGGCATGCTGGAAGGGCCAAGCTTCGATTTGTATGCGAAGATTTTAGCTGAAGCTAATGGAATAAAATTAATCGCTTCCGGTGGGATTTCTACATTCGACGAACTCCCAAAATTAGCCGAATTAGGTTGTGAAGGAACGATAATCGGAAAAGCGATTTATGAAGGAAGAATTACGTTGAAGCAATTAGAAAACTTTATAATTAGATAA
- the hisB gene encoding bifunctional histidinol-phosphatase/imidazoleglycerol-phosphate dehydratase HisB: MKKVLFIDRDGTIVLEPEGYQLDSLDKLEFYPKAFQYLAKIANELDYELAMVTNQDGLGTDSFPEDTFWPTQNFILRAFENEGVLFDDIFVDRSFPEDNAPTRKPRTGMLTKYIDNPNYDLANSFVLGDRLTDVELAKNLGAKAIFMNLADGAGSTEISSKREELDETIVLQTTDWKTIYEFLKLEARSASITRKTHETDIYINLNLDGTGKSKIDTGIAFFDHMLDQISRHGQMDLEILVKGDLEVDEHHTIEDTAIALGEVFAKALGNKLGIERYGFCLPMDDCLAQVAIDFGGRNWLIWETEFKREMVGKMPTEMFFHFFKSFSDGAKANINIKAEGDNEHHKIEAIFKAFAKAIKVAVKRDTEKMILPSTKGML; encoded by the coding sequence ATGAAAAAAGTACTTTTTATCGATCGTGACGGAACGATTGTTTTAGAACCTGAAGGATATCAATTGGATAGTTTAGATAAATTAGAGTTTTATCCGAAAGCGTTTCAATATCTGGCTAAAATTGCCAATGAACTGGATTATGAGCTCGCAATGGTAACCAATCAGGACGGTTTGGGAACGGACAGTTTTCCGGAAGATACGTTTTGGCCAACACAGAATTTTATTCTGAGAGCGTTTGAAAACGAAGGTGTTTTGTTTGATGATATTTTTGTAGACCGTTCATTCCCGGAAGATAATGCACCAACACGCAAACCAAGAACCGGAATGTTGACGAAATATATTGACAATCCAAACTATGATTTGGCAAATTCTTTTGTTTTGGGAGATCGTTTAACTGATGTTGAACTGGCTAAAAATCTGGGAGCAAAAGCCATTTTTATGAACCTGGCTGATGGCGCCGGAAGTACTGAAATTTCATCGAAACGTGAAGAGTTAGATGAAACGATTGTTTTGCAGACAACCGACTGGAAAACGATTTATGAGTTTTTGAAATTAGAGGCTCGTTCGGCTTCGATTACCCGTAAAACGCATGAAACCGATATTTACATTAATCTGAACCTTGACGGAACGGGAAAAAGTAAAATCGATACAGGAATTGCTTTTTTTGATCACATGTTAGACCAGATCTCCCGTCACGGTCAAATGGATTTGGAAATTCTGGTAAAAGGGGATTTAGAGGTTGATGAACATCATACTATTGAAGATACGGCTATTGCTTTGGGTGAAGTTTTCGCAAAAGCACTAGGAAATAAATTAGGAATCGAGCGTTATGGTTTCTGTTTGCCAATGGACGATTGTTTAGCACAGGTTGCCATTGACTTTGGAGGAAGAAACTGGCTGATCTGGGAAACCGAATTTAAACGCGAAATGGTAGGTAAAATGCCAACAGAAATGTTTTTTCACTTCTTTAAATCATTTTCTGACGGTGCAAAAGCCAATATCAACATCAAAGCTGAAGGAGATAACGAGCATCATAAAATTGAGGCGATTTTCAAAGCTTTCGCTAAAGCCATAAAAGTTGCCGTAAAAAGAGATACTGAAAAAATGATTTTACCTTCGACAAAGGGAATGCTGTAA
- a CDS encoding SDR family NAD(P)-dependent oxidoreductase, translating into MEQTNYNGALQKTTGSGFNASSTTTDVIKGIDLTGKIAIVTGGDGGYGFEITKALTSAGATVIVPARDIEKTKENLKGITSVEVEYLDLFKPESIETFADKFLKSGRALHLLINNAGIMWTSLLRDEKGNEGQFATNHLGHFKLTARLWEALKKANGARVVNVSSSSHHYSPIGFDDVNFNKREYDKFEAYGQSKTANILFALELDNRGQQFGVRSYSLNPGLSLETNLGRHLTFEDFVTLGILHPDGTTNTEAEAAMKSIQKTKEQGAATAVWAATSPQLQNLGGVYLEDVEIAQYDEANYDSIAAAYKNPGGFVGVAPFALNAEAAQKLWALSEKLTQTKFDI; encoded by the coding sequence ATGGAACAAACAAATTACAATGGAGCATTACAAAAAACAACAGGTTCAGGCTTCAACGCATCATCAACAACTACAGATGTAATCAAGGGAATTGATCTTACAGGTAAAATTGCAATCGTTACAGGTGGTGATGGTGGTTATGGTTTTGAAATCACCAAAGCATTAACTTCGGCTGGAGCTACAGTAATTGTTCCTGCTAGAGATATAGAAAAAACAAAGGAAAACTTAAAAGGAATTACTTCCGTAGAGGTAGAATATTTAGATTTATTTAAACCTGAATCTATTGAAACATTTGCGGATAAGTTTCTAAAATCTGGCAGAGCATTGCACTTGCTTATTAACAATGCTGGTATCATGTGGACATCTTTACTTCGTGACGAAAAAGGAAATGAAGGACAATTTGCTACTAATCATTTAGGTCATTTTAAATTAACTGCGAGACTTTGGGAAGCATTAAAAAAAGCCAATGGAGCAAGAGTTGTGAATGTTTCTTCTTCATCACACCATTATTCACCGATTGGTTTTGATGACGTAAACTTTAACAAAAGAGAGTACGATAAATTCGAAGCGTATGGACAATCTAAAACAGCCAATATACTTTTTGCTTTAGAATTAGATAATAGAGGACAACAATTTGGGGTTCGTTCTTATTCTTTGAATCCTGGTTTGAGTTTAGAAACTAATTTGGGAAGGCATTTAACCTTTGAAGATTTTGTCACATTAGGTATTTTGCATCCTGATGGAACAACAAATACCGAAGCAGAAGCTGCAATGAAAAGTATACAAAAAACCAAGGAACAAGGCGCTGCAACAGCAGTTTGGGCAGCAACAAGTCCGCAGCTTCAAAATCTAGGAGGTGTATATTTGGAGGATGTCGAAATTGCTCAATATGATGAAGCAAATTATGATAGCATTGCGGCTGCTTATAAAAACCCAGGTGGATTTGTTGGTGTAGCACCATTTGCACTGAATGCTGAAGCAGCTCAAAAACTTTGGGCACTAAGTGAAAAACTGACTCAGACAAAATTTGATATCTAA
- a CDS encoding helix-turn-helix domain-containing protein, which translates to MPIRETNNNAEIVFTCSEAVFYNTEIIAEEHSVVRVLSGELKVIQSNKTYIFGAGETHLFPRNRLATLIKSEKDGLPYKAIVVKLTQGVLRAFYEQKKMQITFVPKTDYIIPLPKSPLLDSFFSSMLPYFDLEYKLPEELSQLKIQEAITVLQSINKDIDNILSDFSEPHKINLVEFMERNYMFNMPIEKFSYLTGRSLTTFKRDFKKAFNTTPQKWLTEKRLELAYYQLTKKSRKPIDVFYEVGFENLSHFSFAFKKQFGQSPTELTATKK; encoded by the coding sequence ATGCCAATAAGAGAAACAAATAATAACGCTGAAATTGTTTTCACTTGTAGTGAAGCCGTATTCTATAATACCGAAATAATTGCAGAGGAACACTCTGTTGTTCGTGTATTGTCGGGCGAATTAAAAGTAATTCAATCTAATAAAACCTATATTTTTGGAGCAGGCGAAACGCATCTGTTTCCGAGAAATCGGCTGGCTACATTAATAAAATCCGAAAAAGACGGATTGCCTTATAAAGCCATAGTCGTAAAACTGACACAAGGTGTTTTGAGGGCTTTTTATGAACAAAAAAAAATGCAGATCACTTTTGTTCCTAAAACCGATTATATCATTCCATTGCCTAAAAGTCCATTATTGGATAGCTTTTTCAGTTCGATGCTGCCCTATTTTGACCTTGAGTATAAATTGCCAGAGGAACTTTCCCAATTGAAAATTCAGGAAGCTATTACCGTTTTACAGTCTATAAACAAAGACATAGACAATATTTTATCTGACTTTTCGGAACCGCATAAAATCAACCTTGTCGAGTTTATGGAACGTAATTATATGTTCAACATGCCAATAGAAAAATTCAGCTATTTAACAGGGCGTAGTTTAACTACTTTTAAACGTGACTTCAAAAAGGCATTTAATACCACGCCACAAAAATGGCTAACCGAAAAACGCTTAGAACTTGCCTATTATCAACTAACAAAAAAGAGTAGAAAACCTATTGACGTTTTTTACGAAGTTGGCTTTGAAAACCTGTCACATTTTTCTTTTGCTTTCAAAAAACAATTTGGACAATCGCCAACAGAACTTACAGCAACAAAAAAGTAA
- a CDS encoding nuclear transport factor 2 family protein encodes MEPKKFAKQWIESWNSHDLEDIMKHYADDIQITTPMLKLAAGIESGSIQGKEEVRAYWEKALIKIPDLHFELIEVTSGIDSVALYYKSVMNKMAVEVMFFNENGLVNKMIAHYTDL; translated from the coding sequence ATGGAACCGAAAAAGTTTGCCAAACAATGGATTGAATCCTGGAATTCGCATGATTTAGAAGATATCATGAAGCATTATGCGGATGATATTCAGATTACAACGCCAATGTTAAAACTGGCTGCAGGAATAGAAAGTGGCTCAATCCAAGGAAAAGAAGAAGTGAGGGCATACTGGGAAAAAGCATTAATCAAAATTCCTGATTTGCATTTTGAATTGATAGAAGTTACATCTGGTATTGATTCGGTGGCACTTTATTATAAATCGGTTATGAATAAAATGGCAGTTGAAGTTATGTTTTTTAATGAAAACGGATTGGTAAATAAAATGATCGCTCATTATACTGATTTATAA
- the hisIE gene encoding bifunctional phosphoribosyl-AMP cyclohydrolase/phosphoribosyl-ATP diphosphatase HisIE, with product MNIDIKSSHGLIPAIIQDSETKNVLMMGYMNEESIQKTIETQKVTFFSRSKQRLWTKGEESGNFLNLVSIKNDCDGDTLLIQAKPVGPTCHTGADTCWQEENKENYGFISQLENTIKTRRENADSEKSYVASLFEKGINKIAQKVGEEAVEVVIEAKDDNDDLFLSESADLLFHYLILLQAKGYQLNDVVDVLKKRQK from the coding sequence ATGAACATAGATATCAAAAGTTCCCACGGATTAATTCCGGCGATTATTCAGGATTCAGAAACGAAAAATGTCCTAATGATGGGGTATATGAATGAAGAATCCATTCAAAAAACAATTGAAACCCAAAAAGTGACTTTTTTCAGCCGTTCCAAACAAAGACTTTGGACAAAAGGTGAGGAAAGCGGTAATTTTTTGAATTTGGTAAGCATTAAAAACGACTGTGATGGTGATACGCTTTTGATTCAGGCAAAACCAGTGGGACCAACTTGTCACACCGGAGCTGATACCTGTTGGCAGGAAGAAAATAAGGAAAATTATGGTTTTATTTCCCAGTTAGAAAATACAATCAAAACCCGCAGGGAAAATGCTGATTCGGAGAAAAGTTATGTAGCATCCTTATTCGAAAAAGGAATTAATAAAATTGCTCAAAAAGTAGGAGAAGAAGCGGTAGAAGTAGTTATTGAAGCCAAAGACGATAACGATGATTTATTCCTGAGCGAAAGTGCCGATTTGCTTTTTCATTATTTGATTTTACTGCAGGCAAAAGGATATCAGTTAAACGATGTGGTTGATGTTTTAAAGAAACGTCAGAAGTAG
- the hisH gene encoding imidazole glycerol phosphate synthase subunit HisH has translation MKIVIINYGAGNIQSIMFAIERLGFKAVLSNNPEEIQSADKVIFPGVGEASYAMKKLKESGLDSLIPTLKQPVFGICLGMQLMCNSTEEGNTKGLGIFDVDVIKFTSKVKVPQMGWNQIYNLKSDLFKDIAENEFMYLVHSFYAPSCPEAIATTNYELEYASALHKNNFYGTQFHPEKSGDVGEKILGNFLKLNSNF, from the coding sequence ATGAAAATAGTTATCATAAATTACGGAGCAGGAAATATTCAGAGTATTATGTTTGCTATTGAAAGACTCGGTTTTAAAGCGGTTTTGAGCAATAATCCTGAAGAAATTCAGTCGGCAGATAAAGTGATTTTCCCTGGTGTAGGCGAGGCGAGTTACGCGATGAAAAAACTGAAAGAAAGCGGTTTGGATAGTTTGATTCCGACATTAAAACAGCCTGTTTTCGGAATCTGTCTTGGAATGCAGCTGATGTGTAATTCAACTGAAGAAGGAAATACAAAAGGTTTGGGAATTTTTGATGTGGATGTAATTAAATTTACTTCAAAAGTAAAAGTGCCGCAGATGGGCTGGAACCAAATCTATAATTTAAAATCGGATTTGTTTAAGGATATTGCAGAAAATGAATTCATGTATCTGGTACATAGTTTTTATGCTCCAAGCTGCCCTGAAGCTATTGCAACAACAAATTACGAATTGGAATACGCTTCGGCTTTACATAAAAATAATTTTTACGGAACGCAGTTTCATCCTGAAAAGAGTGGGGATGTGGGGGAGAAGATATTGGGTAACTTTTTGAAGTTAAATTCCAATTTTTAA
- the hisF gene encoding imidazole glycerol phosphate synthase subunit HisF, translated as MLAKRIIPCLDIKNGRTVKGVNFVDLRDAGDPVELAEIYSAEGADELVFLDISATEERRKTLVNMVRSVAEKINIPFTVGGGISSVEDVEILLNNGADKVSINSSAVKNPQLINDLAQKFGSQCVVVAIDAKQIDGQWIVHLVGGKVPTELNLFDWAVEVAERGAGEILFTSMDNDGTKNGFANEALAKLSGLINIPIIASGGAGNIQHFVDSFKEGKADAALAASVFHFKEIEIKALKQELKNNNIEVRI; from the coding sequence ATGTTAGCAAAAAGAATCATACCCTGTTTGGATATAAAAAACGGAAGAACCGTAAAAGGCGTAAATTTTGTAGATTTGCGTGATGCTGGTGATCCGGTTGAACTAGCTGAAATTTATTCGGCTGAAGGTGCGGATGAATTGGTTTTTCTGGATATTTCGGCAACGGAAGAGCGTAGAAAAACTTTAGTCAATATGGTACGAAGTGTGGCGGAGAAAATCAATATTCCGTTTACCGTTGGCGGCGGAATTTCGTCTGTTGAAGATGTTGAAATCCTTTTGAATAATGGTGCTGATAAAGTTTCAATCAATTCATCGGCAGTAAAAAATCCGCAATTGATTAATGATCTGGCTCAGAAATTCGGAAGCCAGTGCGTTGTAGTCGCAATCGATGCCAAACAAATTGACGGACAATGGATTGTACATTTGGTGGGTGGAAAGGTACCAACCGAATTAAATTTATTCGATTGGGCTGTAGAAGTTGCAGAACGCGGTGCAGGAGAAATATTATTTACTTCAATGGACAATGACGGAACCAAAAATGGTTTTGCAAACGAGGCTTTGGCTAAATTGTCAGGATTAATTAATATTCCGATTATTGCTTCGGGAGGTGCCGGAAATATTCAGCATTTTGTTGATTCATTTAAAGAAGGAAAAGCAGATGCGGCTTTGGCAGCAAGTGTTTTTCACTTTAAGGAAATCGAAATTAAAGCTTTGAAACAAGAGTTAAAAAACAATAATATTGAAGTACGAATATAG